From the genome of Paralichthys olivaceus isolate ysfri-2021 chromosome 4, ASM2471397v2, whole genome shotgun sequence:
CTGCAGTCATAATGAATGAGTTAAAAAGTATAGCAACTTGGAGAGATGACACGGAAAACGATCTTGACTCTGTTCTTGGAGAAGGAAATATGTTGTATACCTGAAGAGCGAGGTACTGCCGTTGTTGTTTATCACTCTGAGTGCGAAATACTGTATGGGCACTTGTTGAACCTCGCCCAACAACTGCTCCTTCCCAgtgacacattagaagacatgCCATTTTAGGTGACAGGCGTCAAGGTCAGGATCATAGATAATGATGCCACATTGTGAGGAGCCAACCACCAGCTAAACAGCAACACTAACCAACAGGAAGTCAGACCTCTTTATTGTGCCCTGCTCAAAGGTAAAATTTAAATCATCAGGTtgcaaaaaacagaagaagaggtcTGGAGCGAACAGTGATTTCAACTAGCAATGAATATGACACATGAGTAGAAATAACCCATGTATCTGTCCAATTCTAGTCCTTcctttataaaataaagttttaatagtGAACTTAATGCACGTCTCCACTGTCCACAAAATATATGGTTCAACAATTGAAAATTCTGTTGTGTCTCCCAGCAAGGTTTTTTCCTCTGGTCAAGCATATGTTGCTCTCAGCCATGTTACAAGTCTGTGCCCTAATTATTAAGGAGTTTAAGGAATCTGCCATTTATTGTAAAGGTAGCAGAAGCAACAAGCAAAATATCAACTCTAACATCAAGCGGCATAACACAGACTGCATTTACCATCATATTGCACAACACTCAGAGTCTTTAGAGTACTTTTTTAGGCATACAAGCAATTGCACACATGAATAATGCTGATTGCATTTGCCTGACAGAGACATGGTTAGGAGTTGATGATCCACCACTGCAACACTGTCTTACAGCTTTCCAGTTCACGCGTTTGTCGTGTCCAGAGTTATGACAACACCTATCCACCATTGCAACATCTGAAACAAGGGTCACATGGTGGCCTTAGAATATACTATTCACTAACAAAAGATATTGTTACATGGCCTACAAAGTGCAATAATATTGAAAGTTTGATATTTCAAGTGAACAGTATTAACTTGACTGCTGCAGTGTCTTGTACGTCGGCATTTTCCCCCATAAACACTTAGATCCCTCTGATTTCCAAGTAAAAGTATACGTAGTACTAGTATTCCTGCTTAGTTTCTGTGGGTAGACTGGCAGTCTGAGCTGTTGTCTAACGGAGCTGCTTCCTTACCAACAAAAAGTTTACTATTGAAGGCTGTTTTACCAAATGAAACCATCAACCATCTGCTTTCAAAtggtcagaggtcacatgatGTTCCAGGGAAAGTGGTTTTGACATCAATGTAAACTGTAAATCTGCTTGTATATATATCTAAGGACTTTTCAATCAATACTGAAGATATTGTGAGGTCAGACATAGCAAATGTgggaaaaaacacaagagatGAAACTTATCCAACAAAAATACATGAAGTTAACAGAAATGAGTGGACACAGACTAGACTTCATGAAATGGGACTCTTGAGATTTGTGTTGGGTAGAATTAACAAAGGGTGAAATATATCCGAGACATTGGAACACGTCTGTCTGTGTCAAGCAGAACCTTAAGTTAATCAGCAGCTAAACATCCTTAGTGTCCACTGTTTTGATTCCATTTATCTTATAGCGAGACATTTAATTTAGCAAATGTATTATTGATCGTTGATATCATGCAGATATTGTAAAGGGTGGTCAATGTGTTGTTTAAACGCGTTTCAAACGGATTaatgagaaacattttgtttactGCGTTCATGTTTATTTCCACATTCTGACTTGAAAGCACGTGAACACACTGAAGTCAGAACAACAACGACTTCACAAGTGGGAAAACTGGACTTTCCGAGGAGCACGTGAATGCACAGTCTGTTTACTGTTTACATCCTTCAACAGACTCATGTCGACTCTTCTCTGAACACACAGCAGGTGCCTAGAACGGTGTCTTGCGCCCCCTGCTGATTACTTGACAGAACCATCAAATTGTGCTCACATTTCAAATTAACTTCAGAGTCCTggacttggtggaagaatgtggaCGCTAATTTCAATGAGCTCCTTCTttttatacaaaatatacaatcaTCAGTAACATAATACAATCAACAGTGCCTATTGGGTAAATATGTGGACTGCCTGTATGttacaaagatgttttttgacAAAGGCGTCTACCGAGGCAGGTACAACTTCTCAGAGAAACCCAGTATAAAACCTCATTCACATCCTGCTACACATCCCTTCACTCGAACACTCAGTTTTAAGTGCCGTCAGAGTTTGTCAGCTGACCAGTTGCTTTAGTTTTCTTTGACCCATCCGAGTTCTGCTGCCGCTTCCTCTTTGGTCTGTTCttcttcccttcttcttctctgaattGGTGCCtgttgtgagaaagaaaaagttccATATGTTTGCAAAGAGTATTGAAGTTAATGtacataacaaaaacattttatgtgtGCCTTTTTAACATAAGGACAACAGATGGAATGTTTGCTTTGAGGCAAAGTCTGGCAGATATACTAAAACGACAGGGTTAAGGCCTTTGAGTGTGTTAAACATATGTGATGGAGTTAATAGTTTTTTTCCATCGTTCTGTGTGAGTCTTCTGTGTAGTTACGGGTTGTGTGATCTCACCTGGACTGCCAGCGTCGGCCGCTGTTCCACACTCTTCCAAAAGAGGGAAGCCAGTTGGCGTCTGTCTGTGAGCTGTGATCAAAGTTGGCCCCAACTCTGTTCGGTGGAAGCTTCTTCAGCTTCTCTTGCTCCTCTGGCAAAAGACAGATGAGATCATTTTCAATCATCAAATTCATTTAGTTTAATTCTACACAAGTCTACAATCTCTGCATCACTGAGACTTGAGAAGATTAAAATGACCGGTATTATAAATATTTTGATACTTGAGCGCCACGATTTCaaaaatttgaatgtgtttatgtgatttcaTATTTGACACAGATGCAATTTgagcagcaaagacaaaaagtcacttaaacagcaaaacatcagatgagtgataaataataaaaacctgctgGTTATCATAAGTGATGTAACAGCATCCAGTAACACATGATTTGTCAGGTCtcatggaaatgaaaaacaaggacGGAACAAACTGCTCTGCTGACAAGTAGATTTAAACAAGTATTCCTACTCTGTTTGAGGAACTCTTGGAGCGATGGGCCAATCTCTGGATGTGCTGAAGCCCCAGAGGTCCCCTCCAAAGGATCGTCCTGGAGCCAAGGTGGGACAGCACCTACAACAGTCAGGACACTGATCACTTTTCAAACACATACAACAGGTGAACTGAGCTCCTAACTACTGGAGACACTGGGTTTCTTTCAATTTTTGATTGTATTACTTtgttgtgtgaaaggcaaattaaatgtttcttttcaggATCACACAGGATGCATTGTAATGTTTTCAGAATAATATTAATCCTCAGAGGGACAGGGGGCAGAGCAACAtcactgaaaagacaaaatatacaTCGAGATAACTCCTCAACAGTCAAGAGTCATCTGGAAAATTTATGAAAACTTGAATGTGGTTTATGATAATAAGAAAATGggatttaaaaagataaaacacagaagagacacctcatattattacatttccACAATGTATATTATTGGACTGGTTCAAATACAGAGCTTAGTTGAGATACTGAAATTCATCCTTCACTGTACCTGTGTGAACATTTCCACTGTTTGCTGAATCCTGTAACAGACAAAAAATTAGGTGATTGTGTTTGCAGTTACTCATGAGAAACTTTCTGAATGATGGGTGTCCTTCTACCTGATAGCCGATGAAAGTCAGGCCATGTCCTGCTGCCGCCCGCGGTGCTTTCACCATTGACTCAACGAAGCTGCTCCCTGGCTGCTGGTCTGATCCCTGAGATGTAAACTGCGAGCTGTTCCCCAGAGAACAAGATGAACCCCGAACAAAGTTAAGTGATTCAAATTATATTGATGACACTATACAAAAAGAGGATAATATGTCTCAGGTAGACAAAGTGTTACCTGACAGAATCCTCCGCAGACACGTCTGTGCCATTGGGACCATTGAATGACTCCGGGTCTGCGTCACGCTGATAGTGATTCAGGAAATGCCAACAGTGGTTCACAGAGGAAGTCTGACCACTACCCATCTTCATCTCAGCTTTTATTATCACAATCCTTACACACTACTTTGCCCCAAATGTTaacacaatattttatttttcatcatctccatctAATTGTAACCATAACCTGATGTGTAAAATTAAGTTTGTCATTAAACCACCATGACCTCCAGACACAAGGTTTCACCAGctacaaatatttgtttttagagTTAAACAGGTTTTCAGTTACACTCACAATGATCTAGTTGGGCAATTGTGACTTTTCTCATCTTACATGTaactcaaatacacaaaaagcaACAGTCAAGGCTGTAGTGATGGATACTGCCACTGCATCTCTGGAAAACAAACCTCTATTAGAGCCTGAAGGACCTCTTGACGATGCTTCTCCTGGGCCCGGATATGATCAGCTTGCTTAagccatgaaaagaaaagtaaacagTTTTTAGGAATGCTAGTGGCAGTCTCAGAGCTGCCTCCACTGCTGTAGACTCTATTatcattcaaattaaaacagttACCTGTTTAATGAATTCATCCTCCTTCTCCACAAATGATTCCAAAACTTGTGGCAACTCAGCTTTAAAcctaaaaaaaagcaaaaaatgatCCAATCTCttattttccattaaaaactttattaatattgactTTCAACTCTCGGAGAACCACCTTTCAGTTTCCTCCTCCGTGATGATGACCTTGTCTCGAAGCTTGGGGTCGGCTTTATTTTCCCACCAGAACTTGTGGGTATTCTTCCTGTGTTCTGGTCTGAAACCAAGTACATTTAAAACTGGTCAACCAGTAATTTTTCAAATGCACACAGTTTCATGCAATTTACTTAttacaaacaaaattaaaaaaataaaaagcagttcATTTGATCAAACTTACGTGGCCATGTGTTCTAACAAGCCTCCGTACAGCACAGTCATGTTGCCGTCTGTAACATTTCTGTCTACTTCGAGCCCACAGCAGTAGCACCAGAATTTCTGCTGGTGCTCGCTGCAGTCAAACTTTTCTACTTGGGGCTTTTTAAGAGTGCGACGAGCTTCCTTCACCTggtacagagagaaagaaaacacatacaGGAAACATAGATAAACATGGTGGTTGGACTGGAGCTCTGATTAAATCTGAGGCAGTCTAATACAACAGCTCTGCAATAAACGCTAAATTCATAAAGGTTGAATGTTGATCACTTCTTTGTCTgtaatttgatttgttgtttattttatttcacacagcATCCCATCATCTGATTCTCCACCTCATGAAGACATCATTCTATTCAGTAGACGTTCACTGCGCCGAGAATTGTTGTGTTGCTATAACTATTATTGATGAGGgtgttttaaaggttcactgAGTAGATGCATGTAgctgctgaacacccctcacctcatccttcCCTTCCAAACAGGAAGGAACCTGTTGCAGACTTccgttgtcataaaaactcaaaaggtgtttgctttgtccagtctgggctactgtaaaaaaaaaaaaaaacctggtgtatttaaatataaaggaccattatagggtaaagaaaataacaattcacaCAGTGTTGATGAAACACATGAGTCAAAACATCACTAATTTAAATTACTTtgctgccaatagatccctttcacctcaatcttaaaGTTGGCTAATGTTTTAGTGTTGTAAAGAACTGTGTTGcttagaaaatgtttaaatgtgaatacaaatgaGCTAAATTCACTTCTCTATCAAACTACTGTTGGTCCCCAGCGTCCCTGACGCGGCATGCGTTATGTTGTTGGTTAGCACCAGGTGCTAGCATCGGGGCGAGCACGCGTGTAGATCCACAAAGTGGCTGGAAATGTTTGACATCGGCGTGAATCGGTGTAAATCAAACTTCTTACCTTCTCTAAGAATTTGAGAAGAACCACTCTCAGTCTGCTCTGGTGACTCTTCCCGAAGATGTGTCCCTTCCCGGCGAATGTAGTTTGCCGACACACGGCGCAATAATAAGGAGCCATTGACACAGAGACTAGTAAATTACAGATGAACTGACACATAAACCgaacatttctgttttaattctcattgtttatTGTTGGTGAAACGGAAAGCCACACAAGCTACAGCCCGGATATCCGCTCCAGAAAGGAAGCGGTTCCGTCTCGATATGTTTCCCCcttgaaacaaacacaatttattgAACATCTGTCATCgtcaatatgaaataatcctagcGATATTTTCAATCATCTAAAATGTtcgaattgtagttttcttcaccctggagtggaccctttatatttaaatactttatatttacattgagagGAGGTCCTcactatggaggccgccatgtttttaaagtagcccagaatggacaaactaaatacctttCGAGTTTTGTATGCCAGCTTTCATTCTCTGTTAAAGTTGCTCTAATGTCAAATAGTTTCTTTGTCGATTGATCAAAGTCAAatgacatcaaacacattttctgctaTGTTGTTCTCAGATACAAACATGGAACAAATGACTTCAAAGGAACTTCTAAGGAATTCTACAATCCTTAACTTCAACAAAGAAGTTGGCAACTTACTGCTTCCTGCTGCAAGAGAGATAGATCGAGAAGTGCTTTTACAACCAGATTAGCTTACGTTTTGTGTCAAGATGTCCAATATAGGTCGCAGGTGTAGAAAAAGGTCCATTGCTAAAGCCTGGCTGTTGGGCATCCGCAAGAGATTAAGAAGCTCCTTCTTAAAGAGGAAGAGAATCACATACAGCAAAGGGGTGAAAAGGCCATGTCGTGAGCCCACCCAGAGTCGAAGCTCGAGAGGCAAAAAAAGGCCCTACAATGAGATTGCCAAGAATGACAGTCCTCTAGAAAGGCCCTCCAAGGTGATGAGGATAAGAACTGATGCAGAGTTGATAAACACTCCTCACAGTAAAGCTGTCGATGGCCCTGCATCTCAATCCAAGCTTTCAGATGACCTCCATCTTGACGCTGCATATTTTGGGAAGAGTGTTTCCAATGCATCCAAAAGAGAATTTTTACAAGGCTCATTCTCACAAAGGAAGAGAATCACATACAGCAAAGGGGTGAAAAGGCCATGTCGTGAGCCCACCCAGAGTCTAAGCTCGAGAGGCAAAAAAAGGCCCTACAATGAGATTGCCAAGAATGACAGTCCTCTAGAAAGGCCCTCCAAGGTGATGAAGATAAGAACTGATGCAGAGTTGATAAACACTCCTCACAGTAAAGGTGTCGATGGCCCTGCATCTGAATCCAAGCTTTCAGATGACCTCCATCTTGACGCTGCATATATTGGGAAGAGTGTTTCCAATGCACCCAAAAGAGATTTTTTACAAGGCTCATTCTCACAAAGGAAGATAATCAAACTCAGCAAAGGGGTGAAAAGGCCATGTCGTGAGCCCACCCAGAGTCGAAGCTCGAGAGGCAAAAAAAGGCCCTACAATGAGATTGCCAAGAATGACAGTCCTCTAGAAAGGCCCTCCAAGGTGATGAGGATAAGAACTGATGCAGAGTTGATAAACACTCCTCACAGTAAAGCTGTCGATGGCCCTGCATCTCAATCCAAGCTTTCAGATGACCTCCATGTTGACGCTGCATATTTTGGGAAGAGTGTTACCAATGCATCTGAAAGAGATTTTTTACAAGGCTCATTCTCACAAAGGAAGAGAATCAAACTCAGCAAAGGGGTGAAAAGGCCATGTCGTGAGCCCACCCAGAGTCGAAGCTCGAGAGGCAAAAAAAGGCCCTACAATGAGATTGCCAAGAATGACAGTCCTCTAGAAAGGCCCTCCAAGGTGATGAGGATAAATACTGATGCAGAGTTGATAAACACTCCTCACAGTAAAGCTGTCGATGGCCCTGCATCTCAATCCAAGCTTTCAGATGACCTCCATGTTGACGCTGCATATTTTGGGAAGAGTGTTACCAATGCATCTGAAAGAGATTTTTTACAAGGCTCATTCTCACAAAGGAAGAGAATCAAACTCAGCAAAGGGGTGAAAAGGCCATGTCGTGAGCCCACCCAGAGTCGTAGCTCGAGAGGCAAAAAAAGGCCCTACAATGAGATTGCCAAGAATGACAGTCCTCTAGAAAGGCCCTCCAAGGTGATGAGGATAAATACTGATGCAGAGTTGATAAACACTCCTCACAGTAAAGCTGTCGATGGCCCTGCATCTGAATCCAAGCTTTCAGATGACCTCCATCTTGACGCTGCATATTTTGGGAAGAGTGTTACCAATGCATCCGAAAGAGATTTTTTACAAGGCTCATTCTCACAAAGGAAGAGAATCAAACTCAGCAAAGGGGTGAAAAGGCCATGTCGTGAGCCCACCCAGAGTCGAAGCTCGAGAGGCAAAAAAAGGCCCTACAATGAGATTGCCAAGAATGACAGTCCTCTAGAAAGGCCCTCCAAGGTGATGAGGATAAGTACTGATGCAGAGTTGATAAACACTCCTCACAGTAAAGCTGTCGATGGCCCTGCATCTGAATCCAAGCTTTCAGATGACCTCCATGTTGACGCTGCATATATTGGGACGAGTGTTGCCAATGCAcccaaaagacattttttaaaaggctCATTCTCACAAAGCCATTGGAAGTTTGGGGATAATGCTGGCAAACAGTGTGTAGCCAACAGTTTAGCTGCAGTCATAATGAATGAGTTAAAAAGTATAGCAACTTGGAGAGATGACACGGAAAACGATCTTGACTCTGTTCTTGGAGAAGGAAATATGTTGTATACCTATCTCAAAGACAGTGGGGAAATAAGTGGGGAAAGCGGCTTTCTGTTTATTGATGAGTTGCCAGATATGTACATCATGAAagatgtgctgtttgaaattAAGCATGGTCCAACTTACAGTGGAATGGTTGGTATCTTCGAAGAGGCAGAGGATGAATATATGAGGAATATTAACATACCCATGGACATGGCTATTCAGATAGCATTGACAGATCATGATGCTTGCTTTGTCACTCTTAGTTGTTACACATGTGTGATTGTTAAGCAAGGCCACcattttgctgtgtttgatcCTCATTGTCGCAACAGGTGGGGCTGTGTTGAAGAGCAAGGTACTGCCGT
Proteins encoded in this window:
- the LOC138407453 gene encoding centrosomal AT-AC splicing factor-like, producing MCQFICNLLVSVSMAPYYCAVCRQTTFAGKGHIFGKSHQSRLRVVLLKFLEKVKEARRTLKKPQVEKFDCSEHQQKFWCYCCGLEVDRNVTDGNMTVLYGGLLEHMATPEHRKNTHKFWWENKADPKLRDKVIITEEETERFKAELPQVLESFVEKEDEFIKQQADHIRAQEKHRQEVLQALIERDADPESFNGPNGTDVSAEDSVSSQFTSQGSDQQPGSSFVESMVKAPRAAAGHGLTFIGYQDSANSGNVHTGAVPPWLQDDPLEGTSGASAHPEIGPSLQEFLKQKEQEKLKKLPPNRVGANFDHSSQTDANWLPSFGRVWNSGRRWQSRHQFREEEGKKNRPKRKRQQNSDGSKKTKATGQLTNSDGT